A segment of the Sporomusaceae bacterium FL31 genome:
GTCCGCCTGCGGCAGCGTTAAGCCAAGCGAATGGATTATTGCAGCAATTAGGTGCCTGTGATGACAATCAGTGGATTACAGAACATGGACGTGCAATGGCTGCCTTAGGGTGTCATCCACGTTTGGCTCATATGATCATTAAAGCCATCAACTTAAACCTTGGACAGCTGGCGTGTGAAATTGCTTCCCTGCTGGGAGAACGTGATGTCTTTCGTGGAACCACTCGAAGCTTAGATACTGATTTAGTCTCGCGTATTGAGGTCATTCGCAGTTTACGCAACGGTAAACAGACAGGTCTTACTAACAATAAGGATAATTGTCAAATCGACTTAGCTGCCTGTCGGCGCATTATGATGGAAGTTACATCCTGGGGGAAAAGTCTTAGGTTGCCTGTTCTTAACGCTGAAGGCGTTGATCCGGATGCCTGTGGTTTGCTAATGGCTTTGGCTTATCCTGATCGTATTGCTCAGCATAGAGGGGGCGGAAGATATTTGCTGCAAAATGGGCGAGGGGCAAAATATCAGCATGAGCAGCAGTTTGCTTATGAACCTTATATTGTCGCCGTAGATTTAGATGACAGCGGAATTGAAAGTCGTATTTTTTTAGCAGCTCCCATTAGTCTTAAAACATTGCTAGAGCATTATGACAATCAAGTTCAGCGGGTACTAAGTATCGCGTGGGACAGAGAACAACTTGCCGTGAAGGCCAAAACTATTTGGCGGTTAGGCAGTATCATCATAAAAGATGAGATGATTACAAACCCACCAGCGGAAGCAGTTTTAGACGCTCTGCTGCAAGGTATTGCTGCTGAAGGCTTGCAAATATTGCCTTGGACCAAAATAGCCAGGCAATTGCTGAATCGCCTCAATTTTATGCACCATGTTGATCATGCTTGGCCTAATATGTCTGAGCCAGTTCTGCTAGAAACCTTGGCAGTCTGGCTGGGGCCATATTTATACGGCATGACAGACAGTACGGATTTAAAGCGACTCAATTTAGTGCCCATCTTTGAGAGTCTGCTTTCTTGGGAACAGCGTCAGCAGGTCGATCAACTGGCACCGTCACATATTCAGGTGCCAAGTGGGCAGCGAATCCCTTTAGATTATAGCGATCCGGCTAAGCCGGTATTAGCTGTTCGCTTGCAGGAAATGTTTGGCTTGACAGATACGCCGCGCATTGCGGACGGGAAGGTTGCCGTTACCTTACACCTACTGTCTCCTGCCTCCCGTCCCGTTCAGGTGACTGCAGATTTGGCTAGTTTCTGGCAGCATGCTTATTATGAAGTTAAACGTGATTTGCAGGGGCGTTATCCCAAACATTATTGGCCAGATGATCCACTGATGGCTGCGCCCACCCACCGTGCCAAGCCGCGCAAGTAGCTTGCCGAAAGTTGAAATGCAAGGTAAATTATGGTAAAGTTATAATGGTACATAGCTATATTGATTTTGGAAGGTGACACTATGTTAAATGGGATATACGAAATTCTTGATAAAATAAAACAACAACGGCCACTCATTCATCATATAACCAATTATGTGACGGCTAACGATTCGGCAAATATTACGCTGGCTCTCGGTGCTTCTCCGGTTATGGCGAGCGAAATCAAGGAAGTTGAAGAAATGGCAGGTCATGCTGCTGCGTTGGTATTGAATATTGGTACTTTGAGTTCGCAGACCGTTGAAGCCATGGTTGCAGCTGGGCGAAAGGCTGCAGCAAATGGAATCCCTGTTGTTTTTGATCCAGTGGGCGTTGGTGCTACTGCTTATCGAACTGAAACGGCTGAACGAATTATCCGTGAGGTTAAGCCAACAGTCATTCGCGGCAATATGTCTGAGATCAATGTATTGAGCGGTTTGCATGGTAAAAGCAAAGGAGTGGATTCTGTTGCAGATGAAACCGATGCTGAGTCAATTGCCGTTCAATTAGCCAATAAGTTAGCGTGTGTCATTGCGGTAACGGGCAAGACTGATGTTATTACCAATGGAAAGCAGGTAGTAAGGCTTGAAAACGGTCATGTCATGTTAACTCAGGTTACTGGCACTGGATGCATGACCTCTTCACTGGTAGGCAGCTGCTGTGCGGTAGCTGATCCATTGGCCGGCGCTGCAGCAGGGATTGCCATTATGGGCATCGCCGGAGAAATAGCGCAGCAGTCATTAAAATTGGGTGAAGGTATTGGTACATTTAGAATCAAGCTGTTTGATGCGGTATCCACTCTTAATGATGAAATATTACGCAGCCAAATACGCTTTGGCTAAGGGTGGTGCTTTTTAGTGCACATACAAAAGTTAACTTTTACGGCGTTGTTTATCGCGATTGGTGTGCTTTCGGCTCACCTGGTTTATATCCCCGTTGTTGTGGCTAAGTGTTTTCCTGTTCAGCATGCCATTAATATTCTCATTTCAGTTTTTTTGGGAACCCGTTATTCTGTCAGTGCAGGCTTTGGAATATCGTTGCTGCGCAATGTCCTGGGAACTGGTTCGCTGTTAGCTTTTCCTGGCAGTGTGGTTGGTGCAGCGCTTTCAGGAATGGTTTATCATAGAACCAATAGTTTGTTTGGTGCGATACTTGGTGAAGTGGTTGGCACTGGTTTAATTGGCGGCTTATTTGCTTATCCGGTAGCTAAATATCTCTTAGGA
Coding sequences within it:
- the thiM gene encoding hydroxyethylthiazole kinase, which encodes MLNGIYEILDKIKQQRPLIHHITNYVTANDSANITLALGASPVMASEIKEVEEMAGHAAALVLNIGTLSSQTVEAMVAAGRKAAANGIPVVFDPVGVGATAYRTETAERIIREVKPTVIRGNMSEINVLSGLHGKSKGVDSVADETDAESIAVQLANKLACVIAVTGKTDVITNGKQVVRLENGHVMLTQVTGTGCMTSSLVGSCCAVADPLAGAAAGIAIMGIAGEIAQQSLKLGEGIGTFRIKLFDAVSTLNDEILRSQIRFG
- a CDS encoding energy coupling factor transporter S component ThiW yields the protein MHIQKLTFTALFIAIGVLSAHLVYIPVVVAKCFPVQHAINILISVFLGTRYSVSAGFGISLLRNVLGTGSLLAFPGSVVGAALSGMVYHRTNSLFGAILGEVVGTGLIGGLFAYPVAKYLLGTEVGIFFFVIPFLVSTLGGSLIAYLIYLTPIKSFVQTKFNARRN